From one Bradyrhizobium sp. Ash2021 genomic stretch:
- a CDS encoding SulP family inorganic anion transporter yields MVSRFVNFGPRARRAFSDVLGGSAASVLSITFGLSYALLIFAGPLAPYLSYGVAATFITSAVLAAVLALGSSLPFAIAGPDSSTAAITGILAASLVERMAATDPTAPLLAPTLITLGFSTIVTGIVLCGFGVTRMGRAIRYVPYPVVGGFLGATGLLIVLGAIRVITGHRLQFRTLDRFANVTTLSELCAACAMALILNLTWRRSRRSLGLPVILIGGVIAAHLAFWIFGISPEEAQASGWTFQPPPPTHFMLPWNASELRHYPWYALPDLLGNLVAVVFVTASSTLFNTTGIEVAVHREADLERELNVTGLANILAGALAGYPGCISISRSILNLGSGGTGRLSGLTAAAISALMLAVAPELLGYMPKFVLGGLLIYLGTDQLHKWIVESRKRLSKTEYVSLLAIIVIIVGWGFVPGVLIGVVIGCATFALSAARIESIKYSFDGSEYRSSLDRSRGDQEVLLAHGGKIQGLNLQSYLFFGSANRLYQHVKALLQRCPECRYLIFDFKLVTGIDSSAAYSFAQIKRSAHDLGVKLVLVHLSAAAEKVLRSSEFISSEVSVIPELDHALEWCENELITQHQGLEQEEASLRDWFAQILGDEYDADELVRRCHRIEVEAGEIIVRAGDAADSMHFILDGRVGIMVPADEARTTRVRSLGRYTTIGEMGLVSQAPRSATIQAEVASVLYVLNTHQFEAIKAAAPELSHKLLTYFVSVMAERLTFANRTIAVLRR; encoded by the coding sequence ATGGTCAGTCGATTTGTTAATTTCGGTCCGCGGGCGCGCCGTGCATTTAGTGATGTTCTCGGCGGCAGCGCTGCCAGCGTTCTGAGCATTACGTTCGGCCTTTCCTACGCGCTGCTGATCTTCGCCGGGCCGCTGGCGCCCTATCTGTCCTATGGTGTCGCCGCCACGTTCATTACGTCGGCTGTGCTGGCCGCCGTGCTCGCGCTCGGCAGTTCCCTGCCCTTTGCGATTGCAGGTCCCGACAGCTCCACGGCGGCAATCACCGGCATATTGGCCGCTTCGCTGGTTGAGCGCATGGCTGCGACCGACCCCACAGCGCCGCTGCTCGCGCCTACCCTGATCACGCTCGGCTTTTCGACGATCGTAACCGGCATCGTGCTGTGCGGTTTCGGCGTGACGCGGATGGGCCGGGCCATCCGCTATGTCCCCTATCCCGTCGTCGGCGGATTTCTCGGCGCGACCGGGCTGCTGATCGTTCTGGGCGCGATCCGGGTGATCACCGGTCACCGGCTGCAATTCAGAACGCTCGACCGGTTCGCCAACGTCACCACGCTGTCCGAATTGTGCGCCGCCTGCGCCATGGCGCTGATCCTGAATTTGACCTGGCGTCGCTCCCGCCGTTCGTTGGGGTTGCCGGTCATTCTGATCGGCGGCGTGATCGCCGCGCATCTTGCGTTCTGGATCTTCGGCATCTCGCCTGAAGAGGCGCAAGCGTCGGGCTGGACCTTTCAGCCGCCACCACCGACCCACTTCATGCTGCCGTGGAACGCCAGCGAACTCCGCCACTATCCCTGGTACGCCCTGCCGGACCTGCTCGGCAATTTGGTTGCCGTCGTCTTCGTCACCGCTTCAAGCACGCTTTTCAACACCACCGGCATCGAAGTCGCCGTCCATCGCGAGGCCGATCTGGAGCGGGAACTGAACGTCACCGGCCTCGCCAATATCCTGGCCGGCGCATTGGCGGGCTATCCCGGCTGCATTTCGATCAGCCGCTCGATTCTCAATCTCGGCAGCGGCGGCACCGGCCGCCTCTCCGGCCTCACCGCCGCAGCCATTTCCGCGCTGATGCTGGCTGTCGCGCCCGAGCTGCTCGGCTATATGCCGAAATTCGTTCTCGGCGGCCTCCTGATCTATCTGGGAACAGACCAGCTGCACAAATGGATCGTCGAGTCGCGGAAACGGCTCTCGAAGACCGAATATGTGTCGCTGCTGGCGATCATCGTCATCATCGTGGGGTGGGGCTTCGTCCCCGGCGTGCTGATCGGCGTCGTGATCGGCTGCGCGACCTTCGCGCTGAGCGCGGCGCGGATCGAATCGATCAAATACAGCTTTGACGGTTCGGAATACCGCAGCTCGCTGGATCGCTCGCGCGGCGATCAGGAGGTACTGCTGGCCCATGGCGGCAAGATCCAGGGCCTGAACCTGCAGAGCTATCTGTTCTTCGGTTCGGCCAACCGGCTCTATCAACACGTCAAGGCGCTGTTGCAGCGCTGTCCCGAATGCCGCTATCTCATCTTCGACTTCAAGCTCGTCACCGGCATCGATTCATCGGCCGCCTACAGTTTTGCGCAGATCAAGCGCAGCGCGCACGACCTCGGTGTCAAGCTGGTGCTGGTGCATCTTTCCGCCGCGGCCGAGAAAGTCCTGCGGTCGAGCGAGTTCATCTCGAGCGAGGTGAGTGTCATTCCCGAACTGGATCATGCCCTGGAATGGTGCGAGAACGAGCTCATTACCCAACATCAGGGGCTGGAACAGGAGGAAGCCAGCCTGCGCGACTGGTTCGCCCAGATTCTCGGCGACGAATATGACGCTGACGAACTGGTCCGCCGCTGCCATCGCATCGAGGTCGAGGCCGGTGAAATCATCGTTCGCGCCGGCGATGCCGCCGATTCCATGCACTTCATCCTGGACGGCCGCGTCGGCATCATGGTTCCGGCGGATGAGGCCCGCACCACGCGGGTGCGAAGCCTCGGCCGCTACACCACGATCGGCGAAATGGGCCTCGTCTCGCAGGCGCCGCGCAGCGCCACGATCCAGGCCGAAGTCGCGAGCGTGCTCTACGTGCTGAACACCCATCAGTTCGAGGCGATCAAGGCCGCCGCCCCCGAACTCAGCCACAAGCTGCTGACCTATTTCGTCTCGGTCATGGCCGAGCGACTGACCTTCGCCAACCGCACCATCGCGGTGCTGCGGCGATAG
- a CDS encoding alpha/beta fold hydrolase, which yields MTAHNSTADARAFMIKAFTIKTFEIENFRLQSGTVMPAVTIAYKTLGQLSPQRDNAVLVTHGNTSGPQMIDPGGSTGEGSWNELVGPGKAVDTDRFFVICPNMLGSSYGSTNAASIDPKTGTRYGPRFPDITVGDIVATQRLLVDDLGIEKLVAIVGPSYGGFQGFQWAVDYPGMMRGIAAIVTAPLVPRERAEGNMARLLATLSQDPNWNGGDYYDHGGVLESMIQIRSATLKTYGIETRLRTTISDPEQIEAAVRAEAERWAESFDANSLITLARALRGFDVTAQLGKIKSKVLYVLSRTDKLFPPELAASVMPALKAAGVDADYFLLDSEYGHSASGLDAHKWAPRLREFMESLQM from the coding sequence ATGACGGCACACAATTCGACGGCTGACGCCAGGGCTTTTATGATCAAGGCTTTTACAATCAAGACCTTTGAGATCGAGAATTTTCGCCTGCAGAGCGGCACGGTCATGCCGGCCGTGACGATCGCCTACAAGACGCTCGGCCAGCTATCACCGCAGCGCGACAACGCGGTGCTGGTCACGCATGGCAACACCAGCGGCCCGCAGATGATCGATCCCGGCGGATCGACCGGCGAGGGCAGCTGGAACGAACTCGTCGGTCCCGGCAAGGCGGTCGATACCGACCGTTTCTTCGTCATCTGTCCGAACATGCTGGGGTCGTCCTACGGATCGACCAATGCGGCGAGCATCGATCCCAAGACGGGCACGCGGTACGGACCTCGATTTCCCGATATCACCGTCGGCGACATCGTCGCCACCCAGCGTCTGCTGGTCGATGACCTCGGCATCGAGAAATTGGTTGCGATCGTTGGCCCCTCCTATGGCGGATTCCAGGGCTTTCAATGGGCGGTCGACTATCCCGGCATGATGCGCGGGATCGCCGCCATCGTCACCGCGCCATTGGTGCCGCGCGAGCGCGCCGAGGGCAATATGGCGCGCCTGCTCGCAACCCTGTCGCAGGATCCGAACTGGAACGGCGGCGACTATTACGATCATGGCGGGGTGCTGGAGAGCATGATCCAGATCCGCTCCGCGACGCTGAAGACCTATGGCATCGAGACCCGGCTGCGCACCACGATATCCGACCCCGAACAGATCGAAGCGGCGGTCCGCGCGGAAGCAGAGCGATGGGCTGAAAGCTTCGATGCCAATTCGTTGATCACCCTGGCCAGGGCGCTGCGCGGCTTCGACGTCACGGCGCAACTCGGCAAGATCAAATCGAAGGTCCTCTATGTCCTGTCCCGGACCGACAAACTGTTTCCTCCGGAACTCGCGGCTTCCGTGATGCCGGCACTGAAGGCCGCCGGCGTCGATGCCGACTATTTCCTGCTCGACAGCGAGTACGGCCATTCGGCATCCGGCCTCGACGCCCACAAATGGGCGCCGCGGCTGCGAGAGTTCATGGAGAGCCTGCAAATGTAG
- a CDS encoding NAD-dependent succinate-semialdehyde dehydrogenase: protein MTPPVAARASQPATPSLRDRLKDSSLLREQCYIDGAWTGKASRPVTNPVNGVELAKIPVMSTAETTQAVEAAERAFPAWAKLTAKQRSNILRKWFDLIIANREDLALILTSEQGKPLAEALGEVDIGGAYVEFFAEEARRVYGETIPTQRADARLLAIKQPIGVCGAITPWNFPCSMITRKVSPALAAGCTVVLKPANETPLTALALVALAEKAGVPKGVFNILTGNSSAIGKVLCEHPAVRFVGFTGSTEVGKILYQQAAVGVKKLGLELGGNAPFVVFDDADIDAAVEGAMVSKYRNMGQTCVCANRLYAQDKIYDQFVEKLSKKVAAMKIGDGTEAGVVQGPLINMDAIDKIEKHIADAVKGGAKIVTGGKRHALGGSFFEPTVLANVAPDALVAHEETFGPLAPVFRFKDEADVIAMCNNSPFGLASYFYSRDLGRVWRVAEALESGMVGVNTGLITTEVAPFGGVKESGLGREGSHHGMEEYVEIKYVMMAGV from the coding sequence ATGACCCCGCCCGTCGCCGCACGCGCTTCGCAACCCGCCACACCGTCGCTTCGCGACCGCCTGAAGGATTCCTCACTGCTGCGCGAGCAGTGCTATATCGACGGCGCTTGGACCGGCAAGGCATCGCGGCCGGTGACCAATCCGGTCAACGGCGTGGAGCTTGCGAAAATCCCGGTCATGAGCACGGCCGAGACGACGCAAGCCGTCGAAGCCGCCGAGCGTGCGTTTCCGGCCTGGGCCAAGCTTACCGCCAAGCAGCGTTCCAACATCCTGCGCAAATGGTTCGACCTGATCATCGCCAACCGCGAGGATCTCGCGCTGATCCTGACCTCCGAGCAGGGCAAGCCGCTGGCGGAGGCGCTCGGCGAAGTCGATATCGGCGGCGCCTATGTCGAGTTCTTCGCCGAGGAAGCCCGCCGCGTCTATGGCGAAACCATTCCAACCCAGCGGGCCGATGCGCGCCTGCTGGCGATCAAGCAGCCGATCGGCGTTTGCGGCGCGATCACGCCGTGGAATTTCCCGTGCTCGATGATCACCCGAAAAGTGTCGCCGGCGCTGGCCGCGGGCTGCACCGTGGTGCTCAAGCCCGCCAATGAAACGCCGCTGACCGCGCTGGCGCTGGTGGCGCTGGCCGAGAAGGCCGGCGTACCGAAGGGCGTGTTCAATATCCTGACCGGCAATTCGTCGGCGATCGGCAAGGTGTTGTGCGAGCATCCCGCCGTGCGTTTCGTCGGCTTCACCGGATCGACCGAAGTTGGGAAAATTCTCTATCAGCAGGCCGCGGTCGGCGTGAAGAAGCTCGGCCTCGAACTCGGCGGCAACGCGCCGTTCGTGGTGTTCGATGATGCCGATATCGATGCCGCTGTCGAAGGCGCCATGGTCTCGAAATACCGCAACATGGGCCAGACCTGCGTCTGCGCCAACCGCCTCTATGCGCAGGACAAGATCTACGACCAGTTCGTCGAGAAGCTCTCGAAGAAGGTCGCGGCGATGAAGATCGGCGACGGCACCGAAGCCGGCGTGGTGCAGGGCCCACTGATCAACATGGATGCGATCGACAAGATCGAAAAACACATCGCGGACGCGGTCAAGGGCGGCGCCAAAATCGTCACCGGCGGCAAGCGCCACGCGCTCGGCGGCAGTTTCTTCGAGCCGACAGTGCTGGCCAATGTCGCGCCCGACGCACTGGTCGCGCATGAAGAGACCTTTGGGCCGCTGGCGCCGGTGTTCCGCTTCAAGGACGAAGCCGATGTGATTGCGATGTGCAACAACTCGCCGTTCGGCCTGGCCTCGTATTTCTATTCACGCGACCTCGGCCGGGTCTGGCGGGTGGCGGAAGCGCTGGAATCGGGCATGGTCGGCGTCAACACCGGCCTGATCACGACCGAAGTAGCACCCTTCGGCGGCGTCAAGGAATCAGGCCTCGGGCGCGAAGGCTCGCATCACGGCATGGAAGAATATGTCGAGATCAAATATGTGATGATGGCGGGGGTGTAA
- a CDS encoding serine hydrolase domain-containing protein, translating to MQSKAQIDQVLRQKTDAKEIPGVVAIAATGNDIIYQGAFGKRDLAKDDAMTADSVFWIASMTKAITAAAGMQLVEQGKLSLDEPIGKVLPDLAAPQVLEGFDAKGEPKLRAAKKPITLRHLMTHTAGFCYDVWNGEGAQYLAKTGTPNVFTCQNAALKTPIMSDPGTRWEYGINIDFVGKAVEAASGKRLDAYLRDHMFTPLGMNDTGFKITDSLRKRLVGMHARGEDGSLAPTPFELEQNPEFHMGGGGLYGTAGDYIKFCQMILNKGKANGNQLLKPETVALMGQNHIGDLSVTKLISVAPMYTNDVDLYPDQVKKWGLSFLINTAKTAEGRSPGSLAWAGLANTYFWIDPARNVAGVILMQLLPFVDKKCLEAYAGFERGVYAGLDAGSGQKAA from the coding sequence ATGCAAAGCAAAGCTCAGATCGATCAGGTTCTGCGTCAGAAAACCGACGCGAAGGAGATTCCCGGCGTCGTCGCGATCGCGGCGACGGGCAACGACATCATCTATCAGGGTGCGTTCGGCAAACGCGACCTGGCAAAAGACGATGCCATGACCGCCGACAGCGTGTTCTGGATCGCCTCCATGACCAAGGCCATCACCGCGGCGGCCGGCATGCAGCTGGTCGAGCAGGGCAAGCTGTCGCTGGACGAGCCGATCGGCAAGGTGCTGCCCGATCTCGCCGCCCCGCAGGTGCTGGAAGGTTTTGATGCCAAGGGCGAGCCGAAACTGCGCGCGGCGAAGAAGCCTATCACGCTGCGCCATCTCATGACCCACACCGCGGGCTTCTGCTACGACGTGTGGAACGGCGAGGGCGCGCAATATCTGGCGAAGACCGGAACCCCAAACGTCTTCACCTGCCAGAACGCCGCGCTGAAGACGCCGATCATGTCCGATCCCGGCACGCGCTGGGAATATGGCATCAACATCGATTTCGTCGGCAAGGCGGTGGAAGCCGCGAGCGGCAAGCGTCTCGATGCCTATCTGCGCGACCACATGTTCACGCCGCTCGGCATGAACGACACCGGCTTCAAGATCACGGACTCCCTGCGCAAGCGGCTGGTCGGCATGCATGCGCGCGGCGAGGACGGCTCGCTGGCGCCGACCCCGTTCGAACTGGAGCAGAATCCGGAATTCCACATGGGTGGCGGCGGCCTTTACGGCACCGCGGGCGATTACATCAAGTTCTGCCAGATGATCCTTAACAAGGGCAAAGCCAACGGCAACCAGTTGCTGAAGCCCGAGACCGTCGCGTTGATGGGCCAGAACCACATCGGCGATCTCAGCGTCACCAAGTTGATTTCGGTGGCGCCGATGTACACCAACGACGTCGATCTCTATCCGGACCAGGTGAAGAAATGGGGGCTGAGCTTCCTGATCAACACCGCCAAGACCGCGGAAGGCCGCAGCCCCGGCAGCCTCGCCTGGGCGGGCCTCGCCAACACCTATTTCTGGATCGATCCGGCCCGCAACGTCGCCGGCGTGATCCTGATGCAGTTGTTGCCGTTCGTGGACAAGAAATGCCTGGAAGCCTATGCGGGCTTCGAGCGCGGCGTCTATGCCGGGCTCGATGCCGGTAGCGGCCAGAAGGCGGCTTAG
- a CDS encoding AMP-binding protein — protein MTEIADSYVCGIADAPLLGETIGHSLDQAVRRWGKRDALVSPSHGVRWTWTELAERVDALAAGFLALGLERGERIGVWSLNRPEWTLTQFAAAKAGLILVTINPAYRLSELEFALAKVGCAAIVTATAFKTSNYMEMLNTLMPELAKAQPGDLHAARLPQLRAVIQVGGPACPGAIAFDEVTRMGGARHRDTLATLAKTLQFDDPVNIQFTSGTTGSPKGVTLTHHNILNNGYFVGRAMRLTETDRICIPVPLYHCFGMVMGNLAAVTSGAAMVYPGEGFDPLVTLQTIAQEKCTTLYGVPTMFIAELDHPDFAKFDLSSLRTGIMAGAPCPIEVMRRVNESMNMREVTIAYGMTETSPVSFQSATDDLLERRVSTVGRIHPHVEVKVVDLEGRVVPRGERGELCTRGYSVMLGYWDEVEKTADVLDANGWMHTGDIAVIDAEGYCNITGRIKDMVIRGGENLYPREIEEFLYRHPKIQDVQIFGVADDRYGEELCAWIRIRAGETLTADEVRAFCQGKIAHNKIPRYIEFVDEFPMTVTGKIQKFLMRDAVEAKLGLKAAKTA, from the coding sequence TTGACAGAAATTGCGGACAGCTATGTTTGCGGCATCGCCGATGCGCCGCTGCTCGGCGAGACCATCGGGCACAGCCTCGACCAGGCAGTTCGGCGCTGGGGGAAACGCGACGCGCTGGTGTCGCCAAGCCATGGCGTTCGCTGGACGTGGACGGAACTGGCCGAGCGGGTCGACGCGCTGGCCGCCGGATTTCTCGCGCTCGGCCTCGAGCGCGGCGAGCGGATCGGCGTCTGGTCGCTGAACCGGCCGGAATGGACGCTGACCCAGTTTGCCGCCGCCAAGGCCGGGCTCATTCTCGTCACCATCAATCCCGCCTATCGCCTCAGCGAACTGGAATTCGCGCTTGCCAAGGTCGGCTGCGCTGCGATCGTCACGGCCACCGCGTTCAAGACCTCCAACTACATGGAGATGCTGAACACGCTGATGCCGGAACTTGCCAAAGCGCAACCCGGCGATTTGCACGCCGCGCGTTTGCCGCAACTGCGCGCGGTGATCCAGGTTGGCGGCCCGGCTTGTCCGGGCGCCATCGCGTTCGACGAAGTCACGCGCATGGGCGGCGCGCGCCACCGCGACACGCTGGCGACATTGGCCAAAACCCTGCAGTTCGACGATCCCGTCAATATCCAGTTCACCAGCGGCACCACCGGATCGCCCAAGGGCGTCACGCTGACGCATCACAACATCCTCAACAACGGCTATTTCGTCGGCCGCGCGATGCGCCTGACCGAAACCGACCGCATCTGCATTCCGGTGCCGCTCTATCATTGCTTCGGCATGGTGATGGGCAATCTCGCCGCCGTCACCTCGGGTGCTGCCATGGTCTATCCCGGTGAAGGCTTTGATCCGCTGGTGACGCTGCAGACCATCGCGCAGGAAAAATGCACGACGCTCTACGGCGTGCCGACGATGTTCATCGCCGAACTCGACCATCCCGACTTCGCCAAATTCGACCTGTCGTCGCTGCGCACCGGCATCATGGCCGGCGCGCCGTGCCCGATCGAGGTGATGCGGCGGGTCAATGAATCCATGAACATGCGCGAGGTGACGATCGCCTACGGCATGACCGAGACCAGCCCGGTCAGCTTTCAGAGCGCCACCGACGACCTGCTGGAGCGCCGGGTGTCCACGGTCGGGCGCATTCACCCCCATGTCGAAGTCAAGGTCGTCGATCTCGAAGGCCGCGTCGTACCCCGCGGCGAACGCGGCGAACTCTGCACCCGCGGCTACAGCGTCATGCTCGGCTATTGGGATGAGGTTGAAAAAACCGCCGACGTGCTCGACGCCAATGGCTGGATGCATACCGGCGACATCGCTGTGATCGACGCGGAGGGTTATTGCAACATCACTGGCCGCATCAAGGACATGGTGATCCGCGGCGGCGAGAACCTTTACCCGCGCGAGATCGAGGAGTTTCTCTATCGTCATCCGAAAATCCAGGACGTGCAGATTTTCGGTGTCGCCGACGACCGCTACGGCGAAGAGCTCTGCGCCTGGATCCGGATACGCGCGGGCGAGACGCTGACGGCCGACGAGGTCCGCGCCTTCTGCCAGGGCAAGATCGCGCACAACAAGATCCCGCGCTATATTGAATTCGTCGACGAGTTTCCGATGACCGTGACCGGCAAGATCCAGAAGTTTTTGATGCGCGACGCGGTCGAGGCGAAGCTTGGATTGAAGGCGGCGAAGACGGCGTGA
- a CDS encoding adenosine kinase: MADTKYDVLGIGNAIFDVLAQTDEGFLGRHGMTKGGMALIDEARATAIYADMGPATEMSGGSAANTIVGIANLGARAAYVGKVRDDQIGRLYSHDIRAAGVAFETPAAAGGPATGCSYILVTPDGERTMNTYLGAAQDLTPSDIDAAQIAAASVIYLEGYLWDPKSAKEAFVKAATIAHGADRQVALTLSDSFCVDRYRDEFLDLMRKGTVDLVFANEAELHSLYQTSDFDTALKQLQSDTKLGVVTRSEKGCVVASKDGVVAVPAFPIQKLVDTTGAGDLFAAGFLFGLVRNAGYENAGRLGALAAAEVIQHIGARPQVSLKELAQQNGLPV; the protein is encoded by the coding sequence ATGGCTGACACAAAATACGACGTTCTCGGGATCGGCAACGCGATTTTCGACGTGCTGGCGCAGACCGACGAGGGTTTTCTCGGCCGCCACGGCATGACCAAGGGCGGCATGGCGCTGATCGACGAGGCGCGCGCCACCGCGATCTACGCCGACATGGGCCCGGCGACCGAAATGTCCGGCGGCTCGGCGGCCAACACCATCGTCGGCATCGCCAATCTCGGCGCGCGCGCGGCCTATGTCGGCAAGGTCAGGGATGACCAGATCGGCCGGCTCTACAGCCACGATATCCGCGCCGCCGGCGTCGCGTTCGAAACCCCGGCCGCCGCCGGCGGTCCCGCTACCGGCTGTTCCTACATTCTGGTGACGCCGGACGGCGAGCGCACCATGAACACCTATCTCGGCGCGGCGCAGGACCTGACGCCTTCAGATATCGACGCCGCCCAGATCGCGGCAGCGAGCGTGATCTATCTCGAAGGCTATCTGTGGGACCCCAAAAGCGCCAAGGAAGCCTTCGTCAAGGCGGCGACCATCGCGCATGGCGCCGACCGCCAGGTCGCGCTGACCTTGTCGGATTCGTTCTGCGTCGATCGCTATCGCGACGAATTCCTCGACCTGATGCGCAAGGGCACTGTCGACCTCGTGTTCGCCAACGAGGCCGAATTGCATTCGCTGTACCAGACCTCGGATTTCGACACCGCGCTGAAGCAATTGCAGAGCGATACCAAACTCGGGGTCGTCACCCGCAGCGAAAAGGGCTGCGTGGTGGCATCGAAGGACGGCGTGGTCGCGGTGCCGGCCTTCCCGATTCAAAAGCTGGTCGACACCACAGGCGCCGGCGACCTGTTCGCCGCCGGATTTTTGTTCGGCCTGGTGCGCAACGCCGGTTACGAGAATGCCGGGCGATTGGGCGCGCTGGCGGCGGCCGAAGTGATCCAGCACATCGGGGCACGGCCGCAAGTGTCGCTGAAGGAATTGGCGCAGCAGAACGGGTTGCCGGTGTAG
- the murJ gene encoding murein biosynthesis integral membrane protein MurJ yields MIRSFLTVSTGTLASRLLGFVRDSIIAALLGAGPVADAFLVAFQLVNVVRRLLTEGALNAALVPAWLRVRDADGAVAAAAFAGRVLGTVSAALIAASVLIGLLMPLVITALAPGFAGRETLQLAVNDARLMLPYLAFAGPVTVMMALLNAQGRFALTAFSPLLFNIALIAVMAVLLGWRQDAVDAALILAATIGIAGLLQLSMLVLRGGGIATPLRISFDGEMRRFLGQAIPGMIASSAPQWLVVAGAIIASSSPSAVSWLYFANRLIELPLGIVGVAMGTVLIPEMTRALRGDDPAATAHAESRGLELAVGLALPATLGLIALSTPIVRMLFEHGAFTSSDTAATAQALMWTTLGLPAHVLVKALSPAFFAREDTMTPLTATLKAIVLAIALGFLLGHWFGAPGIAAAIALGAWSNAFTLVRRGAETFGFSIDAAARRRLPRIVVAALAMGGLLWLATAFALPAGASAHGLVQALILLVVIAGGIAMYGLFLGLFGVTGWREAVGAIRQNHAA; encoded by the coding sequence ATGATCCGATCCTTTCTCACGGTATCGACGGGAACACTGGCCTCGCGGCTGCTCGGATTCGTGCGCGATTCCATCATCGCGGCACTGCTCGGCGCCGGTCCCGTCGCGGACGCATTTCTGGTCGCGTTTCAACTGGTCAATGTCGTGCGAAGGCTGCTGACTGAAGGCGCGCTGAACGCGGCGCTGGTGCCGGCATGGCTGCGGGTGCGCGACGCCGATGGCGCGGTCGCCGCGGCGGCCTTCGCCGGCCGCGTGCTCGGCACCGTCAGCGCGGCACTGATCGCCGCATCCGTGCTGATCGGCTTGTTGATGCCGCTGGTCATCACCGCGCTGGCGCCGGGCTTTGCCGGGCGCGAAACCCTGCAGCTCGCCGTCAACGACGCCCGCCTGATGCTGCCCTATCTCGCCTTCGCCGGTCCGGTGACGGTCATGATGGCGTTGCTGAACGCGCAGGGCCGCTTTGCGCTGACGGCGTTCTCGCCGCTGCTGTTCAACATCGCGCTGATCGCAGTCATGGCCGTGCTGCTCGGATGGCGGCAGGACGCCGTCGATGCCGCGCTGATCCTGGCCGCCACCATCGGCATCGCCGGCCTCTTGCAATTATCCATGCTGGTGTTGCGCGGCGGCGGCATCGCCACGCCCTTGCGGATTTCGTTCGACGGCGAAATGCGCCGCTTTCTTGGCCAGGCGATCCCCGGGATGATCGCCAGCAGCGCGCCGCAATGGCTTGTTGTCGCAGGCGCGATCATCGCCTCGTCATCGCCATCGGCGGTATCGTGGCTCTATTTCGCCAACCGCCTGATCGAGCTGCCGCTCGGCATCGTCGGCGTCGCCATGGGCACCGTGCTCATTCCCGAGATGACGCGCGCGTTGCGCGGCGACGATCCGGCCGCAACCGCGCATGCGGAATCGCGCGGCCTCGAACTCGCCGTCGGGCTGGCGTTGCCGGCAACGCTCGGCCTGATCGCGCTGAGCACTCCGATCGTGCGGATGCTGTTCGAGCACGGCGCCTTCACGTCAAGCGATACGGCGGCGACCGCGCAGGCGCTGATGTGGACGACACTCGGCCTGCCCGCGCATGTGCTGGTCAAGGCGCTGTCGCCGGCATTCTTCGCGCGCGAAGACACGATGACGCCGCTGACGGCGACGCTGAAAGCCATTGTGCTCGCGATCGCCTTGGGCTTCCTGCTCGGCCATTGGTTCGGCGCGCCCGGCATCGCCGCCGCGATCGCGCTCGGCGCATGGAGCAACGCGTTCACCTTGGTCCGCAGGGGGGCGGAGACCTTCGGGTTTTCGATCGACGCCGCGGCGCGGCGGCGGCTGCCGCGCATTGTGGTTGCGGCGCTGGCGATGGGCGGCTTGCTCTGGCTGGCGACGGCCTTCGCGCTGCCCGCGGGCGCGAGCGCGCACGGCCTCGTGCAGGCGCTGATCCTGCTGGTGGTGATTGCCGGCGGGATCGCGATGTACGGCCTGTTTCTAGGGCTTTTCGGCGTCACCGGCTGGCGCGAGGCGGTCGGCGCGATCCGGCAAAACCACGCCGCGTGA